A segment of the Leptospira barantonii genome:
ATAAACAAAAGAGGAATCGTGATCGCCGCGAAGAAAAAAACTCCGATTCCGAAACCGAGTTTTGAACCGAATAAAAACGGAAACGGAGACAAAAGAAGAATGGAAGGCGCCATGTGGTGCGAAAGAAAATTCGCGTTTTCATCCACGCCGTAATACTGGGTTTGAAAAAACAGTCCATCGGCGTTCGGAAGAATCATTCTAAGCTGAGCGGTATAATCCAAGTCTCCTAACAAAAAAGAATCCGCGGCATTCTTTGTATAAAAAATCCCTTCCACAAAAACGAACAAGGACCAATACGAAATCCAAACGATGGGGGAAACAAAAAAGGAACCGGATGTTTTCTTTTCCAAAGAATTTTCGGAATTGAAAAACCAAAAAAGAACTCCGCAAAGAATCAAAACGATTTCGAGGATCGGGCCGCCGATTCCCTTACTTCCGAACAGAGATTGAACGGGAAGATAGAGTATGAAAAAAGGAAATAAAAACGACACAAAGCGCATGGATGTTTTATCCAAATCTCATACCTTCTTTCTAAATTCTTCCGAAAAAAATATGTCGATCGTTCTTTTAAACGGAAATCGGACAAAAAATTATTTACAAACCTTCGAATCTACGGAGAATCACACAGCTTCCGCGTCCCGCGGATTTGAAAAAGTTTCCACATACAATCAAAAGGAGAAAATCAATGGCCTTTGAAAGCCCGGACGGAATGTCCTCAACCGAGAGCGTAGGTTTCTTATCCCAGATGGGAAATTCATTTAAGAGTATTCTTACGGGAATCGTTTTGTTGCCCGTATCGTTTATCATCATCTACAACGTGGAAACCTGCGAGCAGGCGAGCGCGGCCTTGAAGAACGCGGTTCCAGCAGGACAGGCAAAAGAAGGCCAACCTTCTTACGTAACCGGAACCTTAAAGGCGAGTCCTCTCAGCGGAGAATTCGTGAAGAGCGGCGCTTACATTTCTTATTCTGTGAGTTCCGAAGTGTATGCTTGGGATGAGGAAGTAAAAACGGAAGGATCTGGAAGCAATAAGAAAGAAGTGAGAAACTGCGTTCTTGAGTGGACTTCTTCTCCGGAGAATCCTTCCAACTTTAAACTTTCCGGATGTCGTGCGAAAGCATTCCATAGAAAGTCCGTGAAAGACCAATCCGAATCCGCTTCCGGTGGAAGTATTCTTGCGGATGGTAAGAATTATGCGGTCAGTCTTTCCGACGTGAACTTTACTTCCCAAGTTTCTTCCAGAGACGCGAACGAAGACGAGATTCATTCCAACGGTTTCGTTTATGGAGACGGTTATCTTCACAGTTCCAAGTCCTGCGCGGAAACCGAAAAGGAAGGTTGTGAAAGAGTAAAGGTTTCCGTGACTCCGATTCCGGAAGGGGATATGACTTTTATCGGCGACGTCAAAGGTTCTAAAGTAGGGCAGTTCACTTCTTCGGAAGGAAATCAATTCCTGAACGCAAGCGTGGG
Coding sequences within it:
- a CDS encoding TMEM43 family protein; its protein translation is MAFESPDGMSSTESVGFLSQMGNSFKSILTGIVLLPVSFIIIYNVETCEQASAALKNAVPAGQAKEGQPSYVTGTLKASPLSGEFVKSGAYISYSVSSEVYAWDEEVKTEGSGSNKKEVRNCVLEWTSSPENPSNFKLSGCRAKAFHRKSVKDQSESASGGSILADGKNYAVSLSDVNFTSQVSSRDANEDEIHSNGFVYGDGYLHSSKSCAETEKEGCERVKVSVTPIPEGDMTFIGDVKGSKVGQFTSSEGNQFLNASVGGFAETMADIKSDDNTMKWVGRFIGFIAMFSSFTLMAGPLTSLLSFIPFVGDLGGGLIKVVLGVIAFVITAITILLIKFWYIWLILLLGGIGYAVYKKKYAPQSAGA